The following coding sequences lie in one Arachis ipaensis cultivar K30076 chromosome B03, Araip1.1, whole genome shotgun sequence genomic window:
- the LOC107633742 gene encoding uncharacterized protein LOC107633742, whose protein sequence is MTGLGGALVDIVLEKMGFGHRWRACVKECVSTASMSVLINGAPSKPFKMERGLRQGDPLSLFLFVLVVDVLHRMVGEAIRNGRISPLLVGRDKIELSHLQFANDTILFCSPETETILNYKRLLRCFELMSGLSINFDKSNLIFVNCESEWVTNMCGLL, encoded by the coding sequence ATGACAGGGTTAGGTGGAGCTTTAGTTGATATTGTGTTAGAAAAGATGGGTTTCGGACATAGATGGAGAGCATGTGTAAAGGAATGTGTAAGTACAGCCTCTATGTCGGTTCTGATTAATGGGGCACCGTCCAAGCCGTTCAAGATGGAGAGAGGCCTAAGACAAGGGGATCCTCTATCTCTGTTTCTGTTTGTTCTTGTGGTTGACGTATTACATAGGATGGTGGGAGAAGCTATCAGGAATGGACGTATATCTCCTCTGCTGGTTGGGAGGGATAAAATAGAACTGTCACATTTACAGTTTGCGAACGACACTATTTTGTTCTGCTCACCAGAGACTGAGACAATCTTGAATTATAAGAGGCTCCTGCGATGTTTTGAACTCATGTCTGGACTAAGTATCAACTTTGACAAATCGAATTTGATTTTCGTTAATTGTGAGTCGGAGTGGGTGACAAATATGTGTGGGCTACTATGA